From one Flavobacterium sp. N502536 genomic stretch:
- the purU gene encoding formyltetrahydrofolate deformylase gives MQKITILIHCKDQKGIIAAVTTFIAKVEGNIIYIDQHVDVEQNVFFMRLECELTNNQVSPESIKEDFSRTIAADFNMSWDLYKQEQKPKMALFVSKYDHCLFDILGRYSAGELNVEIPLIISNHNDLRAIAERFDIPFHCVPFTKDIKEEGEAKQIELLKRYQINFIVLARYMQIITPKLISLYENKIINIHHSFLPAFPGAKPYHSAFKRGVKIIGATSHYVTAELDEGPIIEQDISRVSHIHSVEDFIMKGRDLERIVLARAIKLHAERKTMVYSNKTIVFS, from the coding sequence ATGCAAAAAATTACCATTTTAATTCACTGTAAAGATCAAAAAGGAATCATTGCCGCAGTGACTACTTTTATTGCTAAAGTAGAAGGAAATATTATCTATATCGATCAGCATGTTGATGTAGAACAAAATGTGTTTTTTATGCGATTAGAATGTGAACTTACCAACAATCAGGTGAGTCCCGAATCGATAAAAGAAGATTTTAGCAGAACGATTGCGGCCGATTTTAATATGTCCTGGGATTTGTACAAACAGGAACAAAAGCCTAAAATGGCGCTTTTTGTTTCCAAATACGATCATTGTTTGTTTGATATCCTTGGACGCTACAGCGCAGGTGAATTAAATGTAGAAATTCCTCTGATCATTAGTAATCATAACGATTTACGAGCGATTGCAGAGCGATTTGATATTCCGTTTCACTGCGTGCCTTTTACAAAAGACATTAAGGAAGAAGGGGAAGCAAAACAAATTGAACTTTTAAAAAGATATCAGATCAATTTTATTGTTTTGGCGCGTTATATGCAAATCATCACGCCTAAACTGATTTCACTTTACGAAAATAAGATCATTAATATTCATCATTCGTTTTTACCGGCCTTTCCGGGTGCAAAACCCTATCATTCGGCTTTTAAACGCGGTGTTAAAATTATTGGAGCCACCAGTCATTACGTAACAGCAGAACTGGATGAAGGGCCAATCATCGAACAGGATATTTCGAGAGTTTCACACATTCACTCCGTTGAAGATTTTATCATGAAAGGACGCGATTTAGAGCGTATCGTTTTAGCCAGAGCGATAAAACTACATGCCGAACGTAAAACGATGGTTTACAGCAATAAAACGATTGTTTTTTCTTAG